The genomic region ACTATAGTACTGTACCAGACTGTACTTTGATCAATGCAAACagatgtgtgtatgtacacatgtatggTATGTATGCCaaaaacccatagtgggtatggtggaatcaaggtcaaGGTATGTGTATGGTATAATAACTCAATATTAATTAGTCCATCACGGTGTACAGTGCCACATATTATATTGCAACAAATGATACTTTTTTTATGAAAAACATTACATTCTAAATTTACACAATTACTGTAGCTgtttagtaattaaataattaatcaattatttattgaataataaaaaaataccTTAAAGAGACGGTTTGACTCTACCATGTACCATAATTTGGTTTggccttcctttgctttcggtggtccttccacgcgaGGATAAACGGAGtggtgttgtctgtctgtttttctgtctgtttgtctgttagtataCTATATGTcggtctgcatgtttgtttgtttgtctgtctgtctctctgtttgtctatctgtctgtctgtctgtctgtttgcttgtctggctgtctggctgtttgtctgtctgtttgtctgttagtataCTATATGTCAATCTgcaggtttgtttgtttgtctgtctgtctctctgtttgtctgtctgtctgtctatctgtctgtctgtctgtctgtttgcctgtctgtctgtttgtctgtctgtttgtctgttagtataCTATATGTcggtctgcatgtttgtttgtttgtctgtctgtctctctgtttgtctatctgtctgtctctctgtttgtttgtctgtctgtctgtttgtctgtctgtttgtctgttagtataCTATATGTcggtttgcatgtttgtttgtttgtctgtctgtctgtctgttagtataCTATATgtcagtctgcatgtttgtttgtttgtctgtctgtctctctgtttgtctgtctgtttgtctgtctgtttgtctgtctgtttgtctgttagtataCTATgtcagtctgcatgtttgtttgtttgtctgtctgtctctctgtttgtctatctgtctgtctgtctgtctgtctgtctgtctgtctgtctctctgtttgtctgtctgtttgtctgttagtataTGTcggtctgcatgtttgtttgtttgtcagtctgtctgtctgagcgGAGAAAACGTCACGTGATACCGTCCCCCctgttgctatcctcgcgtggaaGGATCACCGAAAGCGCAGGAAGGTCTAAAAAAAGTGTCGAGGCTACCATTGGGTCACCACCAAGCCAAAGCAAATAACTCCATTTCCGGCGTACGAGTATTAGACGAAGTAAACCAGAACACCAAACGCCTATGCTCACTTGGATAAACCCAGTCACGTGTTCAAATCTTAACATCCGGGAAATATAGGTTATCCTCGGAGTAGTTACACCTCGGCGCGCATACAAAACGCGATTATTTATTGTTCGAAGTGCTAAGTGTGTGCAAAGGCAGCAGAAATAGTGCGTATTGTTGAAAGATGTCTATGAGCGAAGTATACAAGGGCGCGGCTCGAGACTTTGCGTCTCTGCCCATGTTTCCTCTTTTTGAGACTGTGCACTACGTCATGACTGCAATGGCAATACGAGAAGAGAAAGGTGAGGTACAGACAAAGAGGGGGTGGGGGAACGGTGGTATTGATTGTTAACTAGAAGGGCGGTTTAGTGTAactttgtctctttgtctggtTTTTGGTCTAGCTGGTCAAAGTCTGTGTCTagatatgtctgtttgtctgtctgtttgtctgtctgtttgtctgtctgtttgtctgtctatttgtctgtctgtctgtctgttagtataTGTcggtctgcatgtctgtttgtttgtctgtctgtctgtttgtctgtctgtttgtctgtctgtttgtctgtctgtttgtctgtctgtctgtctgtctgtctgttagtataTGTcggtctgcatgtctgtttgtttgtctgtctgtctgtttgtctgtctgtttgtctgtctgtttgtctgtctgtctgtctgtctgtctgttagtataTGTcggtctgcatgtctgtctgtttgtctgtctgtctgtctgtctgttagtataTGTcggtctgcatgtctgtttgtttgtctgtctgtctgtttgtctgtctgttggtctgtctgtttgtctgttagtataTGTcggtctgcatgtctgtctgtttgtctgtctgtctgttgtctgtctgtttgtctgtctgtttgtctgtctgtctgtctgtttgtctgttagtataTGTcggtctgcatgtctgtttgtttgtctgtctgtctgtctgtttgtctgtctgtctgtttgtctgtctgtctgtttgtttgtctgtctgtctgtctgtctgtctgtctgcttgtctgtctgtttgtctgttagtacaTGTCggcctgcatgtctgtttgtctgtctgtctgtctgtttgtcaatttcatttattgaaacacaaactctcgttacatttctaacactaaatacaagaaatctgtctgtctgtctgtctgtctgtctgtctgtctgtcaaactctaaaagcaaatctaaagtccactacatgataattactacataatacattaaccccatatgtctgtctgtctgcctgtatgtctgtctgtctgtccgtctgtctgtctgtccgtccgtctgtctgtctgtctgtctgtctgtctgtctgtctgtctgtctgtcaaatacgtACACTTTCCTATATCATCACTATTTCAGTCTACTGGTAACAAACCTAGAAACATTAAGTCCAAAACCGCTAATGACCtacacaataaatacaactaaataccaaaatgttcaatCGAATCTTTCAATCGCACTGCTCTTCCTAATATTTCTACTCAGGACATTAGCATTGCTTCTCTGTAATACTACAGATAGACAGTGACCTCAATAGTCATTTATTGCATTAGCTCTGTGGCATTGAAATTTTATCTATTGCTTTATTACTTGAGAAATGAAACGCTAGGGTACATGTAGGGTAGTGaacatggtcacgtgacgtacgacCGACTAGACGACTCGCTCCGCCTACtgcgtaacacgtgaccaaataaacaattaaactTATTTATGATTTAGGTTCTTTGGAGTTTGCTAGGAAGCATCCATTGGCATCACTTGTTGcctttgtgttgtgttgttgtggaGGATCTCTGGCTGTTGATCTTCTTCTTGGACTTCCGTTGGCTACTCCGTTACTTAAGGGAAAGGCTCTTGCAGTGATGGTTGTTGTATGGTAAGTGGATAGGAGTGGTAGAGTGCATGTCAGTGTGGTTTATGTTCTGACATATGATGGGcacgcaaacagacaaactaccaGATTGTTGTATTTTTATAAATTGTCTATAGACAggtgtacagacagacaaatatacagacagacagactgacaacagttaaacatacatacagacagacagacaaatagacagacaaacatacagacagacagacaaataaacatacagacagacagacaaacaaacaaatagacagacaaacatacatagacatacagacagacagacagaaaatagacagacagacaaacaaacaaacatacaggcagatagacaaacaaatagacagacacgcacacatacatacatacgaacaaacagacagacaaatagacagacagacagacatgcagacagacaaacggacagacagacagacttgacAGACGGATGGTTACTCAGACAACAAATTTTTCAAAGTTGAATTGCAAGTGTTTGATGCCCAAGGTATTTAATATTTCACTCACCTGGTGATATTTGCTACAAGTTTCTTCATTGGCAACCAGCATACATCGTCTTGACGATCTTCAAGGAATGTCGGAGAGCTCACAGTGTCAGACTTGGAATGAAGATAGCAAAGGAAGTGTACAAAGACAGACGACTTGTTCACATAATGGCTGGCATGTTGAAAGGTATAGTGGGAACCGTAGTTGAGGCAATAGTTTGTTGTATTTACATTTGTGGAAACTGAGGTAGCATTGTTTgacccagacagacagacagacagccaaacagacagacagccaaacagacagacagacagacggacaaacagacagagagacagacggacaaacagacggacaaacagacagacagacagacagacagacggacggacaaacagacagacagacggataaacagacagacagacggacaaacaggcaagcagacaaacaaacagacagacggacatgcatgcatacatacagacagacagacgaacaaacaggcagagagacagacagacagacagacagacagactaccaGGCAGACATACTTACTTGcttgatttaataaataagaaCAGTTTCATACTCAAATAACATCATTAGTACACAAAGTTTTCCTGTTCTCTGACATTCTCTAATGTTAGCAAGCGGAACAAGGTGGGCAAAAACGGTCGAACAACTCATCCGAGGAGCTCCAACAGCATGGCAACACGAACTCGTCAAACCTTCACCGTAAGACCTCAAATACCCAGCCCCGTCTCTCTGCCTCTTCTcgacttaattaatgcatttcTGCAGCATTTTCAAGGCTTCTCTACTTGTCAGTATAGTCTACTGCATGCAAGATCAGAAACTTATTCTAATACCACAACAGGAACTGATGCTGGCCGCAGCAACTTTCTTTGTGTTGCTTCGCACGTCGACAATCGTCCTTCACATGCAGGATCCGTTCAATTACATTGAGAAAGCAGTCAAACTTGTTTTGTTTAGAAAACTGGAGGGTGATGATAGAGAAGGTGGTGAAGATGGTGATGACAGGGATGAGAGTGAGAAGAAGGAACAATAGGGATATATATGTAGATTGAATGGGTTTAGTGTCCATAGAAGAATCTGTTGAGTAGATTGATATGTCTATGTGGCAAATCCAGAATGAATGCAGAGGTAGTTTAGTAAAATTGTGCTACATTGTCTTTTGACATCGTGTAAGTGTTTgtcatgcgcgcacacacacacacacacacacacacacacacacacacacacacacacacacacacatgcacacacacacacacacacacacacacacacacacacaactcagcCACTTCATTAATGTGCTGTACACTCCCGTTGACTCACACTTATGATTTTGTCCTCACTGTTTACTGAACTAATggtttaatatcaactattgTCTTAAATTCTTTGTGCAGCATTAATCTTTCTAGTTTAAATTTTCAGTCTGTTCTTTGAGTTTCCATGCAGCATCCATGTATTTTGTTATTTCCGAATTTTTTCTGGGCCAATTGAGACGTCGATCATCCCTCCGAGGATTTACCTAAAATGCAAattgctcacacacacacacacacacacacacacacacacacacacacacacacacacacacacaaccacaatGATCTTTTGCATACCAATGGTGTTGTATCCCATCCAATTTCTTGTGCTTCCGTCTTTGGAAATTCATACTTCTGTTTCGGTGTCTCTTGTGCGCTCCGAAATATTTTCAAAAACGTTTctacaacaaaaaacataaaaacataaataacGAAAGCActttataaaattaaaaaaaaaaaaaaaaaaaaaaaaagcCTCGCGTACCCAGACCACAATTTCGCGTACTTGCACGTCCCGCCTGTATGCCTATTTGGGACGCGGCGGCagggtctggccacgcgagactattcCGAACACAAATTTCCTTACCATCAGCCTCGCCATCTTCTGAGTCATGCACTGAATTAGGTTTCCCACTGAGCGTATACACTATAATTAACAATCAGACTCCTCACAAACGATAGAAAAAGTGAGAATTGCGTCCGAAAGTCTTTCCTACTTTTGTTGTAGGGATTCACGCTGTAGGACGTGTAGAGCTTCTGATGTCGTTGCTCTTTCATTATCGTCTCGCACAGGATGGCGTTCTGGTGTACGATATTGACGGGGTCTTTCTCTTTCTTAGAAGCCTGAGTAGCCATGACAGCTTGCCGTATCTGTGACAACcagcaagtcacgtgattacaaATAGGTGCCTCGTTTGCCAAACCATAATATGCGCAATCGTAGTCTAAAATACTCTGAATTTAATGAATTAAGTTGATAAAAGCTTGAGTACAAAATATTAACATAGACAAACGCGTGCTTAATACTCTTACCTTCACTCTAATAGATAAAAGTGTCACACGTGACTGTTTTGCTTTGTTCCTTTATCTCTATAGCAAcacatgacgtcattaatttaattaaatcttGATTGTGTCGACGTTTCACAACGCTTCAAAATGCGACTCTTTCTTATACACGCTTTGTTATTGCTCACCTACAGAGAGTgcagtggacagacagacaacagtaCTAGTGGAAGCGGAAGTGGAAGCGGCAGCGGAAGCGGATTTGAAATGAGCTCTGAAGCAACACCCGTGAAGAAAAGTATATTATCACGCAATATCTATACTAGTCTAGAGCAAGCTGTTTGCTGCTGTTTTTGCGCGAGAAAATGCGCAACGCGTTAGCCACGCCCACTAGGCGGGGTTTACCTTGTTGGTCTTGTTTACAGCTTGTGCGCTTGGACTTTGGGGCGATTTGTGTGATATGAGTTGCGACTGCAACAATCGTCACTGCAATCAGGAAAATGGAAAGTGCATATGCACCACATGCTTCGGTGGAGTAAACTGTGGCAACGGTGAGCAACCCAAGAGCATTAGCTTACCATATTGTCTTGTATTCTAATGTTGTCTGAGTTTAGAGGTGGTTGGAGCTCCATGCGTAAAGACTTttcttagacagacagacaaaactgTAAGAAGTTACATAGACAAATTTGagattaataaatattaataaattaaatattaataataattaatattaatatattaaatattaataataattaataattgtaaaatttaaataaatttattattaattaaaaattattggtaaataaataaaataatctatTTGCTTAATATAATGTaatttgttgcaatttttaatttgtagtcacgtgatatgcttgttagtttgtgtattGGCTGGACTTCACTGTTTTCTTATTTTTGTGTAAAGAACTTGTCTGCGTTTGGAGGGTTTGTACCTCATGCATCTAATCATGAAATTCACAGAATGCTTACTGATGAGATAGACGTAAGTACAAGATGTCACTTGCTGTCTGAAGGAGGCAAAGTGTAAaccgtttgtctgtgtgttaggTCCCTATGGTTGATGTCAAAAGTGTGACCAAAGAGGTGGTCGATTTGCCTGATGGATCGGAGCAATTGCGGGTATGTCTGTTTGACCCAGACAGGCGGccagacaaaaggacagacagacagacagacatgcttGTAGTTTAAAGCTTATTCTTAGTAAAGTATTGTGTGTAGATTATGGACAAGATACCATTTCGCTGAAATGTAATATAGTCTTGTGTTCGAAAAtatatgatgacagacagacagacagacaagacagacagacagacagacaagacagacagactgacaagagagacagacagacagacagacagacagacagacagacagactcccaactgctaccaggagggtatgcaccaacagcaatccctttggtatttgaacattatggcagatggggtgatgaggctcaacagtttttaaagactctttctctcatgtcttatgatgaggacagtcatcagaatgcatccaattttacaacatattggagacaacgtttatcagttcagttacaacaatgtaacgctagagtgatttccaggaagacatcccgcttactggaacatacaaggaaagtgaagagaatgaacaatatacacaattattaatgtgccttactgtacagccctatatagggctggtttctatagagttttagtttggtagagattatgtgcgattgggacagcaGAGTTGCtcagttgtgttgaatgtagatttcaatgttgaaaatgtatctattggacagacagacagacagacagacaaagaaacagacagacaaacagacagacaatccgacagacagacaaacaagacaaacagacagacaaagatacagacagacaaacaatccgacagacagacaaacaaggcagacagacagacagacagacacagagacagacaaagagacagacagacaaagagacagacagacagacaaacagagagacaatccgacagacagacaaacaaaacagacagacaaacagacagacagacagataaacaagacaaacagacagacagatagacagacaatccACCAACTCAACTACTCAATTGCATTTCACTTGTGATTGTGTTCAGTTGGAGGCCACATATGACCCAAGCGGCAAATTCCTATCAGGAGCCACGAACCTATGCAAGAAGGGAACATGGAGAGCAACGTGTATCTGCAACGAATTAGACAACAAGTGTACATTCAACATCTAAAGTCGAACACGCCGCAGCATAATTCAGTGCCACTGGCATCACTCATGTAGTCAGACAGTCTGTTTCGTTAGTCTGtcatgttgtgttttgtttggtCCCATTTCAGTCTGATTTGACGCACAGCAAGTGCTGTAAGAAACCCACTGTGTAGTGGTTAAAATCAGATGCCACTGGGTCAGCCCATCTGCTCCACATGCACTCATTTACCGACGTGTGAAAACAGTATAGGCCGGTCATGTGACGCATGACCTACATATACAGTAGCTATGGCACCCGGAGggttagcactgtagtgcttctctattcattcttctgcattaattaattatacagtTACAGCAACTCACAACACAATATGATAATTATTGAATACTGAAGTTGCTTGAGTGTATGATAAATGAATCAACTTCAAGCTTGACTTCATGCCGTTTGAGTATCGTATAcgacatacatgtacataaagACAACACACGATTGTAGTCAAACGTAGGGGGTTCGCTTGACTCGTTTACTGGCCGCTTCTTCCTCCTGTAGTTGCTTCTTAAAAGCAACCAACTTGTctacaacaaatgcaaacaacaaccCCTAAGCATGTAATATTATCTGTATGATacatactggtgtgtgtgtgtgtgtgtgtgtgtgtgtgtgtgtgtgtgtgtgtgtgtgtgtgtgtgtgtgtgtgtgtgtgtgtgtgtgtgtgtgtacaactgTCATAAAGACATGTTTCGTACAAACATTTTACTAAACAAATGGCATGCATCGACACACAAACTTTCACACCTTCTAGTTTATGGATTTTTGCCTTCTTTGTTGACAGAATGCGTGTTAACTTGTCAACATATTCTAGTAAAACAGTTGGAAAGTAGAGTAATCACTCATTCCTGTCACATCGTAAGAACACGAATGTGTAGACCTTCGATGTCGTAATCAGGATTATCAACTTCGTCTAAAAGCTGTTCCTCTTCATTCGCTAGATCCTTGAAATCCTATATGATAATAGAAAAAGCAATAAAAAGCGAGACTATAGTACATGTAGTGTTTAGAAACATGTCTGTGGTACGATGGTGAGAGATGCATTCCTTCAAAcaatattgtgagatgcatccctccaatgcaaGTTTagtgcatccctccaatacaatagtctagtgtattgtgagatgcatccctccaatacaatagtctagtgtattatgagatgcatccttccaatacaatagtctagtgtgttgtgagatgcatccctccaatacaatagtctagtgtattgtgagatgcatccctccaatacaatagtctagtgtgttgtgagatgcatccctccaatacaatagtctagtgtattgtgagatgcatccctccaatacaatagtctagtgagatgcatccctccaacatCACAGCATCATGTATgctagcctcaaacttccagaccagagaacGTGCAAAGCgcgcaaactctagtctggaccaaaacaatactaaaataatgtcagaagtacttatcaaaaagcgatgctaaatggtagtctaacagcgtaggattgttttaccaagttcaataatgagatggcAAAATACCGTGCTTTTTctttacacaaacatatcatttgtaaatgtcatgagctctcacgaacaaagaagagacatcTACCGTGTTTGTGGTGATATCTTGGGAAACCACGACTCTCTGATTCTTCGACAGaacgctagctagtctaaccgctcgactagcaaAACTACCACtcaaccagttgtcaaaggtaaTGAtgtagcgacgctgctgtgcatgtcctgtcactgTAAGCTTGAAAGATCAAAAAACTGGcactgaaactaaaactaagacgCTTGCGTTCACCAGAGTCTCTATTCACGACTCTGGcatgcacttagcataaccaattactgctaagcGAATCAGAATTTACTaccgacattccggttctaagacgctgattggcttaaaaggctatttccgaaatcattttagtacagttctggtccagactagagttcgcatGCCCTCTGGTCTGGAAGCTCAAagctacatgtatgcatgtccTGTGTGCATTACCGAATTCACATGCACCCATCAATACATCAAATGTATTACATAGCTAACCTGTATAATGCTTCTATGCTCATCAACCAGTTCATCTTGAGCTTGAACCAGATGAGACACGGCTTCGTGAAACGTCAATAATTCATCCGACGTTTCCTGACTCTACGACACATCAACACTAACCCACAAACTCCCACCCTCACAACCCAACATACCCTCTTCAAGCTCTCATGTAGCAAAACAAGATCACTCTCTGACGGAGTCATGACCCTCGCCGCCTCCATCTTTCCCACTTTCGTCGGCGtcacatcaacaacaacatcattacCAACtctgtcatcatcaccaccGGCTCCTGCTTTAGACAGCGAAGTCGTTTCAAGTTCCTTCACTCTGTCGGCATATCTCAATGTATTGAGTGTATGTTCACAGCTGGATAAGCCAGGAGATATCATAGCAATCTAGAAACGAATGAATGAAAGTGAAAGTAAACATaatagtacacacacacagtgacacacacacacacacacacacacacacacacacacacacacacacacacacacacacacacacacacacacacacaggttgTTTACCATGCACGTCCTTGCTCTGTCTCCAATAAACGAATCTCTcaacacctacacacacaaagtatCCATCATGAGATGTACACTACAATTACAgtcatacaaacaacaacaaacttgaGTCAGCTTGCTGGCTCTAAACGGTAAGTGAGCTCCTTTCCTTCCAAGTGCTCTGATGCATTCCTGTACGACAGTAATGTCATAATCCACATTTGTATACAAAGAGATTTTGTCTCTACTTTGAGTGCTAAGAGGCTCTTGTTGATCTCTGCACCTTCCATTCTTGTTTGCCGATTGGAGCTTGATGTGTCAGCTCCTCGTTCGTTTCCTGCTAAGTCGATAAGAGAGA from Corticium candelabrum chromosome 10, ooCorCand1.1, whole genome shotgun sequence harbors:
- the LOC134185459 gene encoding cilia- and flagella-associated protein 144-like, giving the protein MATQASKKEKDPVNIVHQNAILCETIMKEQRHQKLYTSYSVNPYNKMYTLSGKPNSVHDSEDGEADETFLKIFRSAQETPKQKYEFPKTEAQEIGWDTTPLVNPRRDDRRLNWPRKNSEITKYMDAAWKLKEQTENLN
- the LOC134185458 gene encoding uncharacterized protein LOC134185458 — translated: MRLFLIHALLLLTYRECSGQTDNSTSGSGSGSGSGSGFEMSSEATPVKKTCALGLWGDLCDMSCDCNNRHCNQENGKCICTTCFGGVNCGNEVVGAPCVKTFLRQTDKTNLSAFGGFVPHASNHEIHRMLTDEIDVPMVDVKSVTKEVVDLPDGSEQLRLEATYDPSGKFLSGATNLCKKGTWRATCICNELDNKCTFNI
- the LOC134185867 gene encoding trimeric intracellular cation channel type 1B.2-like; its protein translation is MSMSEVYKGAARDFASLPMFPLFETVHYVMTAMAIREEKGSLEFARKHPLASLVAFVLCCCGGSLAVDLLLGLPLATPLLKGKALAVMVVVWYLIFHSPGDICYKFLHWQPAYIVLTIFKECRRAHSVRLGMKIAKEVYKDRRLVHIMAGMLKASGTRWAKTVEQLIRGAPTAWQHELVKPSPIFKASLLVSIVYCMQDQKLILIPQQELMLAAATFFVLLRTSTIVLHMQDPFNYIEKAVKLVLFRKLEGDDREGGEDGDDRDESEKKEQ